A window of Apium graveolens cultivar Ventura chromosome 8, ASM990537v1, whole genome shotgun sequence contains these coding sequences:
- the LOC141676919 gene encoding protein Brevis radix-like 4 — protein sequence MLTCMPRSKQSGSDDDRDQSVAGEMQLKFSDKVPPVHPNSKHLSSKRIASQIREMALKASGAYRSCTPCTAPETQPQKSFTESKSGSEKIRWSYSRTTSSNSSSGRVWGKEMEARLKGISTPASTLFSTSGRRVETVVLEEEKEPKEWVAQVEPGVLITFVSLPRGGNDLKRIRFSREIFNKWQAQKWWAENCEKVIELYNVQKLNKQAFPLPTPPRSEDDQTLKIESVQDSPVTPPLDKERLPRTLFPTGMGYSSSDSYEHHSMHSRNNNDSCGLNATPKLSSISATKTETSSMDASGRTSSSRDVDGSGELSISNASNLDTEWVEQDEPGVYITIRALAGGARELRRVRFSREKFGEMHARLWWEENRARVHEQYL from the exons ATGTTGACGTGCATGCCGCGTTCGAAACAGTCTGGTAGTGATGATGATCGTGATCAGAGTGTTGCTGGTGAAATGCAGCTTAAGTTTTCGGATAAAGTCCCGCCTGTTCATCCGAATAGTAAACATTTGTCCAGCAAAAGAATTGCTTCTCAG ATAAGGGAAATGGCACTGAAAGCATCAGGTGCATACAGGAGCTGCACTCCATGTACAGCTCCAGAAACTCAGCCTCAAAAAAGTTTTACGGAGTCTAAGTCGGGATCAGAGAAAATTCGGTGGTCTTACAGTCGAACAACGAGCTCGAATTCGAGCTCTGGCAGGGTATGGGGGAAGGAAATGGAGGCAAGGCTAAAAGGAATATCGACACCAGCGTCGACATTGTTTTCGACTAGCGGAAGGCGAGTAGAAACGGTGGTTTTAGAGGAGGAAAAAGAGCCAAAGGAGTGGGTTGCTCAGGTGGAGCCTGGTGTTCTTATTACTTTTGTCTCGCTTCCTCGTGGCGGTAATGACCTTAAACGTATTCGATTCAG TCGAGAAATTTTCAACAAATGGCAAGCTCAAAAGTGGTGGGCAGAGAACTGTGAGAAAGTAATCGAACTTTACAATGTCCAGAAGTTGAACAAGCAAGCGTTCCCTCTTCCAACCCCTCCAAGATCTGAAGATGATCAG ACCTTAAAAATCGAATCTGTTCAAGACAGCCCTGTCACGCCACCCTTAGATAAAGAACGCCTTCCCCGCACTTTATTTCCAACGGGGATGGGGTACTCATCCTCAGATTCCTACGAACACCACTCTATGCATTCACGCAATAACAATGACTCGTGTGGACTTAATGCAACACCAAAACTCTCAAGCATTAGCGCCACAAAAACAGAAACATCCTCTATGGATGCTTCTGGAAGGACTAGCTCATCAAGAGATGTGGATGGATCTGGAGAGTTATCTATCAGCAATGCCAGTAATCTGGACACTGAATGGGTTGAGCAGGATGAACCAGGTGTTTACATTACAATCAGAGCCTTGGCTGGTGGTGCAAGGGAACTTAGGCGTGTCAGATTCAG CCGAGAAAAGTTTGGGGAGATGCATGCGAGACTGTGGTGGGAGGAAAACCGAGCCAGGGTGCATGAGCAGTATTTATGA